In Enoplosus armatus isolate fEnoArm2 chromosome 20, fEnoArm2.hap1, whole genome shotgun sequence, the sequence TTTAATGAACTACAGTAAAATCAGCATGTTTAATTTAAGATAAGATTAAGTTGGttctcatttcaaaatgaccTTAATGGatttaaaagaaacactttaaataactattaaaagatgaaataattagcatttctgaaatgttgtgtaCTGATAATTAGGTTTACTTTAGTATTTACAGTTGTAAGAGGTGGATATGAAAGACTTGAGAAAGCTTTGAAACAACACAACTGAAGCTTTGGTACTTGTAACACGTTTCCAAACTCAACTATCAGAAGTTTAACAGAGCACTGACCTGATTTTAAGAATCAAATTAAcaatttatttcaaatacagAACACATAATTTATTTAGCTCATTATTctgatttaaaatacaaaccTATCAAAACTACTTTGAATCAAAGATCATAATGCAGAGTTGTAGTTCTAAAAATGAAGattatattacatttcatgTTCAATATGGCTTCACGTGCACATCAGGTACTGTTTTATAGTTTTACTATTCAAGACTTAAACTTTGGACTTAAATCAGACATAATTAATATCCTCCTTCATTTGGCGCAGGAATCCAGTTTTCAAAGCATCTTATCTCTGAAGCAGGATCAGCAGAGTGGACAGACAGCTGACCAACATGGCAGCCCTCCCACACCAGTTGTGATCAGCTCGGCCATACAGCCGGATCTCCGGTACCGTGTTGCTGATGAAGCTTGTGTAGCTGGTCAGTCTGGCGTACACACCTGGCTGGTTTCGGTGAGCACAGCCCAGTCCAAAGCTCACCACCCCAGCCTGCACCCAGGTCCCATTTACCATCTGGCAGACAAGGGGCCCTCCTGAATCCCcctgcaaagacaaacacacacagactcattcAGCTTTCACCACTGGGAGGTATCAAAGTGCTCAAAAGGACAGATTTACAACCTAAACAGTGGATGAATGCAGAAAAGTCCACTTTATTCTTGTTATTCCTGGTTCTTGTTTTGCAAGCATGTATCcgtgaatgtaaacacagcagcacaaacagctgATCCAACAGTACCTGGCAGGAGTCCTTGCCACCCTCCTGGTATCCAGCGCAGATCATGTCATACAGGATGTCCACCTGCTCTGTCGGGTCCGTCCGGTACATCTCCTGACATGAACTCTGGGAGATGATTGGCACCTGCACTTCCTGCAGAGTCCCGATTCCGGACAGAGGGACTGAGGGGAATAAGAGGACAGATGGAGGATGAAGAACAAAACGACTGTGAGGTTTCTTAATTTCTACAATCCATGGTTCATCCAGTATGGTTTGAACCTTTTcctatttttgtagtttttctttgaGTAGACCAGTTCTGTTCACACTGTCGCctttgtgttgtggttttatgtatttttgcaaACAATGTAAATATAGTTTAATATGATAGAAGATAAAACCAAACCAAGCAAACCTCCGCTCACCATGCAACCTATTTTATATCACAATTTCATGATACTGTGACTAAATAAAgtcttgttattttttaatttagttttgtgattagcagtttttctttcttctcctaTTTATTGTGTATCTGTTGATCCGGGAAGCGAGCTGTTGCATATAATTGCTCTTCCAATGCTAAATACATTTGTActgaatttaattattttagGTGCTAATCTGTTGTAAATAAGTCCTGTGCTCAGCATATTCATATGCTAAAGCTATGGAATGGAATAGATTGCCACAATAAACTGATCTTTGTGGAGGAGATGTTTCTTTCTATAACCCAGCCATAAGGATTTCTAGACTCCCTTGTAAAGGACTGGTTACTATAACCCATCTGTTCCTGTAAATGATACCTATAGgaaagagagaataaataattcaaaatgtatgaCTGCTTACTGTTCACTTTCTGACCTACACTTGGCACCTGTAATCATTTCTTATGTTGAAAAGCTACAAAGATCATGCCGTaaagcagtttttcttttacataaaTGGAAATAGATTAGATAGatcatttgcttttatttgcatGCCGAGAAAAATGAAAGGGCTTTTTGACGGCTAAATAAAAGTTATCTGCACACGCATTAACGTGGATGTGAAGAATTTAGCAAGCCTTACCATCATCCCGGATGTTCCCCCAGCCGGTGACATAGCACAGCATGCCACCTGGGAACAGGGTGCCAGAGGCGGGCAAGCAGACGGGGCGGACGTGATCTGACCAGGTTACCGGGCTGGACAGCTGCACCAACGCCAGATCCTTCCCATTGTGAGGCTCGTCGTAACCGGATGGAATCACCACCCGACTCACACGACGCGATGACTGGTGGAAGTTGACGCCATTCAGCTGGTACCGGCCAACGTAGATGATGTAAGAGCTCACATCGGATGgactgaaacaagacaaaaaaaaagggacaccCAGTTAAACCTGACAACTGGAAATGTGAAACTTAATAGTGGCAAAAAGTTAATGAATGGCTTTTTGCCAAGCAGGTGTCTTTGAAATCATATTCTGGGGGAAATTACTttgaaagaaaaggcagaacTTCCTGCACACTTGCACTCACTTTATTAACAACATTCTTGACTTTAGACAGTCAACTAGTGAAACTTAATGAACAGTCAGAGTTCTTGTCTGTAAGAGTTTCTGGTACGCAAAAACTTTGCACTTTGCAAGAAATTGTTAGCtggaggcaaaaaaaatgtgaaagttCTTATAAACAGAACCAATTAGATGTTGAATATGATGGCGGTGCGTTTCCTGAGAAGGCAAAGGAGGATAACAAACAAACTCTGCTTGATTTTGATTTTCCTGACGGGCTTtaacaaaactgcaaaactgcTATCcattgataataaataaatctgcacatctgtacatatttatattccccgtgtatatatctatttttgttccccatattttctatatctatatttattatatgtatattgttttttaaaaatacttttttattgacacagtgcttgtctgctgtgtgcttCTGCACCTTTCtatctttgctgctgtgacttgtaaatttccctgctgtgggatgaataaagtcaAGTCTAaaaaattccaataaaatgacaaaagaagcAGTTCACCTGCTGATTAAATCTGAGGAGAGTTTTCTTACTTGGGGAAACAATGAGCGGCTGATAGGACCCAGTTCTCTGTGATGATGGAGCCTCCACAGATATGACCGTTGGTTTCTGTCTGGAAGCCGaggggagaaaaataaaaggtgaGTCACCTCAGCATCACAGGCAAACCCCTCTCTCAGCAGGTCAGCTCTGATAAACAAGACCAAGACTAAACCACCACATGTAGCTACCCACAGGCAGAGCTGATACCAACAGAAGATTAGATGCCATGGCTGAAGGTGTACCTGCTTCAGAGGGACCCACCTGTACATCCACCTGCCACGGCCAAGCCCCATCTGTGGCGTCCACCCCTCCCACAATCCTGTTCTCCTGTAATGGTGGTCGGCCACATTCTTGGGCGTAAGCAGCAAAAACAcctaaatgtaaacataaattaAGTTTCTGATTCACTCTGACCGACGCAGCTGGACTTTTTACAGGGCGACacaaacattcagttttattaAATTAGCTAAGAGTAAATATTGTACGTTTTACAGgtagacaaagaaaacaacagacatgGCGATAGCGGGTTGGAGATGGGGCGGGGGGCTGACGGTTGATACTCACCTGATACGAACAAAAAAATAGCTTTCAACTGTAATTTCGGCGACATTTTTCCACGTTTCGCAACTAACTCCAACTGAAGCAGAACCAGCAATTATCTCTGAAacctgaaaaatatatattttttcttctaCAACGTTACATCTAATGTCCCTCCTCTTCTGTTATTTTGTGACTGAAACTCGAGAAGtacaagaaattaaaaaaaatacatctccTTTGTTGAAATCACCTCCTCGTGCGTTTTACCGTGGACTAAATCTCTTAACGGGGACAGGCTCCCAAATACGGTTTCAGGTTAGGAGAGAAAACGATCACAAACAGCTGGCTACCTGTGCACTCAGCAACACCCAATCAATAATCTTGTCCCGCCCTCGTATTTCACCTGAGCCAATGTGATTAAAGGAATGTGACCGCGGACAAATCAGATTCTCCTCCTGGTTTGGTCACAGGTAAACTAAGTTTTccgctctttttttttgctggataAAAAGGCCCTCTTCACTGTTCCGTCCAAGTGTCATTATGCAAACACATTGGAAAGTAATTACACGCAGTTTGTCcatgtgtttattatattatacccACAACTATATAACTTTATGTTGCATTGCAGCATTTACTTGGTGTGTAGAACTCCCATGTTATATGCtagatgttttatttgatttatatatGTTTCCTATGagttatacatattttattatgaTGTATGCAATGTTTTTATCATATCAATGGCCCAATAAGATAGAAATATCAatataattatgttttgttAAGCCTAATATTATCATTTAACTTTACCTAAAAATATCTGCCTCTTCGTGGAATTGCTGAATGCAGTATTTTACAGTAGCGTATTCTTATTTTTCCTACACGTGCAGATGCATGTGGACATGTCAAAGCTTTATCAAAGTTTTAAAGATTATCTCTCTATATATGATCCTTACAAGGTTAGCCTCTTCAAATGTCAACACTCAGtttaatctaataatgtcatatatctGGTTTAACACACTTGACTGCCAATTGCACTCTAAAAAACAACCACCAATGCCAACAaccttaaaaataaaacccttcTGTTAGGTCACATGTTTTACGTTCTTCTTAAAAGTTATTATCCTCCTGATCTCATGTCACTTTTTGATATTATACCTACCTATAGTAGGCCTTACATGAATTCCAGGTATTAAACTCTTTCTTTTGAACTTGCTTAAACAGATCCTGCAGGACCAGTTTAACAGGTATGTGTTGTAGGAGAAGCAACtgagttaaaacacacacaagataaaCAGCATCCTAATCGGGCACACTGATTGGAAGACATGTAGGATAAAATAcccaggtcaaaggtcaaacactGTCCTAAATTGGGCAGATGTGTGGGTGTAACTGATTATATGTTTCTGCTGTGCTAaattatttgagtgttttatgtttttggctGGATTGTGAATATCAGCATGACTCATTCCATTGGGTTTTAGAGTGTGCCACACATCTGGGCTGTGGTTATCCTATTTTTCTTACATGACACCAAATGTTtattccttctgtctgtctataaagctgtctctctttttccttctctcttttcctctcttccctccctccctccatccctccctccctgcctccccacCCCAGGCAGTGTGTCTAGTTTCACAGAGCAATTGAAGgtgacagggacagagagagagggagagggagggagggacagagggaggacacATCACAGTATCGCCTGGGGCTACACAACAGTAGAGGAAGAGCGAGAGATGGAGggacaaagagaaaggagagactCACGAAAGTACTCATAGGGAATTCCATAAACAGGTAAAGGAGAAATAAAGTTATACAAAAGGAggtgaaatgtgtgtgagtgagtgtgtcaCATTTATGCCTGCAGGTCAGCTGATattcactttcatttatttttttttatctctaacagtgtctttttgtgtgcGAGCCCCCTTTCCACTCTGCTCCCCTCACTCATAATATATGAACGCATTATAGGATCCAGTCAGTAAGAGCAATTATAATGCACTCccgtttgtttttattttaacgACTTGATGAATATTTGTCGTGGcattgtaaccatgacgactGCCTCCACcgccgccgccccccccccttttcctcccctcccagCCCTGTCCACCACCCCTTCCCCATCCCCCCTTCAGCGCTGAAAAAGCAAGGgatggcgagagagagagagagggagagagagagagagaggtgacaggaaTGAACTAACAAGATGCACTAAAAAAATGCATGTCCTGGAGCTACATGAATCTTTGCAGTGAAGCACGCGTcgtcgtctctctctctctctcacacacacacacacacacacacacacacacactcacacacacattgttgcaCTCAGCACGTAGAGATCACATAGGTTAAGCCACATTCCAACAACTGGAACACAATAAGATACAACCGTGATTTCTAAAAGAataaagggaaaacaaaaagggtAACCAGCTAGAAAACATGGGGTGGGATGAGACGTGTGTGTGggcggtgggggtgggggggtgggggggggttaatacCATGTCTTTAAGTTTAGTTTTAAATAAACCAAGCAGTTTTGTTACTCAACTTTCCTTAACATACTTTCTGTCTTTGACCCCATTTCCATGTTCAAAGTACCTTTGCTCAAGTACTCTACAAAAGTAACATTTTGGggtacttcatacttctaccacactatatttcagaggcaAGTGTCATATTTTTTTACTCTATTCgatttatttgacagatatagttactggttacttttttttttagatttggattttacacaaaacattgtaaaatatGAATTGCAACAGATGAAACTACCCAACCTTAGATAAAGTAGCTCCACCTGGATCAGCCATACATATTAAAAAGCTGCTTATATGtttatgcatcagtaataataatatatgtaatgATATATagtcattctgcataatgagcacTAATTTAGACactaaaagtacattttgctgataatatgtttggaaataaaatgttgaattcaggacttttaccattattatttttatagtGTGATGTTGGTACTTTAACTTAACTAAAGGATCTGAATGCTTCTTCCACCGCTGTTTTTACTCCTTTTTACCTTTGAACCTGTCAAGTCCTTTCCTTTCTCCAAGGCACATCTCGGAGGAAAgtaacagagaaagaggggagggggagagagagagagagagacagagcaatgGGGGCAGCGGAGAAAGAATAGCATagtatgaaagagagagggagcgacagagagaaagggagcgCAAAGTCTTGTCAACCGGAAATAAAACAAGCTGGCACCCTCCCCATCCCCAAGCCCCTACACCCACCCCAAAGTCACATacttcctcttcactctctctatctctctcctctgcctccctgcttccatcttccatctctctcttcttctctcccttccgCTGCAAAGAGATATATTTAAACTCTGGTTCTGCTCTGCTCTCGCTCTTTGACTCGACCATACATACCGTCATACCTGCGTCATTACTTACACCTCACATCAGACCTTGTGTGTCTATCGCCAAGGGTTTCTGTATGGTGCTCCTTTAACCCGCTCCGGGGCCAGACAATGCCTTTGTTTATTGTCCCATAGCTTTAAGCCCAGTGTGATATAGCAAGAGAACAATACCTCTGTAGTCAGGGAACAATACCCAGGTGCTCTGGGAAAAGCTGTTACTcaatctctgtgtgttttttagcccttgtgttaaaaaacaaactgtggtaACTTCACCTGCCCACCTACAGCATGTTTACAGCACAGTGGGCCTGGACACTGGTGTTAGGATTAACTAACTCAATCCATATGAGCTCAATATCAAAAAACagattaagaaaataaactgagCTTAACGTAGAACTGAGAATATTAGTCAAATAGTCGATTAGATGATCGacaatcagcaactattttgacaatttaTTCATTGTgtcaatcatttttaaaacaaaataccaaacaaatCAGAGAATATATTTTCTGACGGTATTGTAAATTGAATGGgctatctttgggttttggactgatcaccaaaaatgcaatttgaagaaagaaaaaattcTAACCaggataaaaatgtattttttctatattttctggCGTTTTACAGagcaaacaattaatcaatgaatcacgaaa encodes:
- the LOC139303417 gene encoding serine protease 33, which encodes MSPKLQLKAIFLFVSGVFAAYAQECGRPPLQENRIVGGVDATDGAWPWQVDVQTETNGHICGGSIITENWVLSAAHCFPNPSDVSSYIIYVGRYQLNGVNFHQSSRRVSRVVIPSGYDEPHNGKDLALVQLSSPVTWSDHVRPVCLPASGTLFPGGMLCYVTGWGNIRDDVPLSGIGTLQEVQVPIISQSSCQEMYRTDPTEQVDILYDMICAGYQEGGKDSCQGDSGGPLVCQMVNGTWVQAGVVSFGLGCAHRNQPGVYARLTSYTSFISNTVPEIRLYGRADHNWCGRAAMLVSCLSTLLILLQR